Proteins from one Thermobifida alba genomic window:
- the cas2e gene encoding type I-E CRISPR-associated endoribonuclease Cas2e, with protein sequence MARLVMIATTAVPDHVRGALSRWMLEPVAGVYVGTMSARVRDELWSVVSASVGVGAAVCVHPDDNEQGFTIRTAGERRRTTVDFDGLQLIQLSALEEAEQEMPPVPEGW encoded by the coding sequence ATGGCCAGGCTCGTGATGATCGCAACGACAGCCGTCCCCGACCACGTGCGAGGCGCACTGTCGAGGTGGATGCTCGAACCGGTCGCCGGCGTGTACGTGGGCACGATGAGTGCCCGCGTCCGGGACGAGTTGTGGTCGGTGGTGAGCGCCTCGGTGGGTGTCGGAGCCGCCGTGTGTGTTCACCCTGACGACAACGAGCAGGGCTTCACCATCCGCACCGCAGGGGAGCGTCGCCGCACAACTGTCGATTTCGACGGGCTCCAGCTGATCCAACTGTCAGCACTGGAGGAAGCGGAACAAGAGATGCCCCCGGTCCCGGAAGGGTGGTAA
- the cas1e gene encoding type I-E CRISPR-associated endonuclease Cas1e — MSTDNARKALARPTLAMLPRVSDGLSFLFVDICRVVQTDTGVCAEVETDAGAVHRVPIPTASLACVLLGPGTSITSPAMATFMRHNTTVVNCGAGGILNYGSFPAPNRTTKWIDRQARAYSDDQRRLEIATRMYEMRFGAEPPPSTSVERLRQLEGARMKALYRSLATKNRVKPFKRNYDPHDWDDQDPVNKALSAGNAALYGVVHSVLAHLGCHPALGFVHSGKQDAFVYDIADLYKAQTTVPLAFSLSRAENPEREARFRLRQDLKLYRLIPQIVRDVQALLSPDSPDEDRSEEETPRSGGPWQVVDLWDPVAGAVAGGVNYAEHTADDRES; from the coding sequence ATGAGCACCGACAACGCCCGCAAGGCGCTGGCCCGTCCGACACTGGCGATGCTGCCGCGCGTGTCGGACGGGCTGTCCTTCCTGTTCGTGGACATCTGCCGGGTGGTGCAGACCGACACCGGGGTGTGCGCGGAGGTCGAAACCGACGCCGGAGCCGTGCACCGAGTCCCCATCCCCACCGCGTCGCTGGCATGTGTCCTGCTGGGGCCGGGCACCTCGATCACCAGCCCGGCCATGGCGACCTTCATGCGCCACAACACCACGGTCGTGAACTGCGGTGCGGGCGGCATCCTCAACTACGGGAGTTTCCCCGCCCCCAACCGCACCACGAAGTGGATCGACCGGCAGGCCCGCGCCTACTCCGACGACCAGCGCCGCCTGGAGATCGCCACCCGGATGTACGAGATGCGGTTCGGCGCGGAACCGCCTCCCAGCACGTCCGTCGAGAGACTGCGGCAACTCGAAGGGGCCCGCATGAAGGCCCTCTACCGGAGTCTGGCGACCAAGAACCGGGTGAAGCCGTTCAAACGCAACTACGATCCCCACGACTGGGACGACCAGGACCCTGTCAACAAGGCACTGTCGGCGGGCAACGCCGCCCTCTACGGGGTGGTGCACTCGGTGCTGGCGCACCTGGGCTGCCATCCCGCGCTCGGATTCGTCCACTCCGGCAAACAGGACGCGTTCGTCTACGACATCGCCGACCTCTACAAAGCGCAGACCACCGTTCCCCTCGCCTTCTCCCTGAGCCGGGCGGAAAACCCGGAACGGGAAGCGCGTTTCCGGCTCCGCCAGGACCTGAAGCTGTACCGTCTCATCCCGCAGATCGTCCGGGACGTGCAGGCCCTCCTCTCCCCGGACTCCCCGGACGAGGACCGCTCGGAAGAGGAGACGCCGAGGTCGGGAGGACCGTGGCAGGTCGTCGACCTGTGGGACCCGGTGGCCGGAGCCGTCGCCGGAGGCGTGAACTACGCGGAACACACCGCGGATGACAGGGAGTCCTGA
- the cas6e gene encoding type I-E CRISPR-associated protein Cas6/Cse3/CasE — MTWLTKIVPDLRHRQTRADFRTAGDLHRTLIRLSADLGEERVANPSQQSGLLFRIEETRTGLHLLVQSRSPLRLDRLGPGYHDVQTRDLDPFLARLEKGGHVRYRIVASPTKRLGRSENNTRRLGLEEPPPKPKEYTWALRGADADQWWHSRAAANGLDLRSAYAQALDDARDPGTAHRRRKIRHPAVRFEGSAVIADADAVRAAVLNGIGRGKSYGCGLLSLALVEE, encoded by the coding sequence ATGACGTGGCTCACCAAGATCGTCCCCGACCTGCGGCACCGCCAGACACGGGCCGACTTCCGCACGGCCGGTGACCTGCACCGCACACTGATCCGGCTCTCCGCCGACCTCGGCGAGGAACGGGTCGCCAACCCCAGCCAGCAGTCGGGCCTGCTGTTCCGGATCGAAGAGACCCGGACCGGTCTGCACCTGCTCGTGCAGAGCCGCTCCCCGCTGCGGCTCGACCGGCTCGGCCCCGGATACCACGACGTCCAGACGCGTGACCTCGATCCCTTCCTGGCCCGGCTGGAGAAGGGCGGCCACGTCCGCTACCGGATCGTGGCCAGCCCCACCAAACGGCTCGGCAGGTCCGAGAACAACACCAGGCGCCTCGGCCTGGAAGAGCCGCCACCGAAACCGAAGGAGTACACCTGGGCGCTTCGCGGAGCGGACGCCGACCAGTGGTGGCACTCCCGGGCCGCCGCCAACGGCTTGGACCTGCGCAGCGCCTACGCGCAGGCGCTCGACGACGCCCGCGACCCCGGCACCGCCCACCGCCGCCGCAAGATCCGGCACCCGGCCGTGCGCTTCGAGGGCAGCGCCGTCATCGCCGACGCCGACGCGGTGCGTGCCGCCGTGCTCAACGGCATCGGGCGCGGCAAGTCCTACGGCTGCGGACTGCTCAGCCTCGCCCTGGTCGAGGAGTGA
- the cas5e gene encoding type I-E CRISPR-associated protein Cas5/CasD, which produces MNGFLMRLAGPMQSWGEHSVFGERDTLPYPSRSGLVGMFAAAQGVRRGDPLDRYAELDLTVRVDRAGVRLSDFHTIGGGLPRERTVPTAEGKRRPEGQTTIVTRRSYLADAVFTVAVTGPGADEVADALAAPHWQPYLGRRAFVPDPLLVLRRRVADPVRELVQAVPLPHRRVEEGTTTVVVDTIHEHGEHTNARGTAVLSDVPLSFESGSRRYARRQISVVPTEVPSALVAGPGRDYQEKLFAYVGQYAGEAA; this is translated from the coding sequence GTTTTCGGGGAACGCGACACCCTGCCCTACCCGAGCCGCTCCGGTCTGGTCGGCATGTTCGCCGCAGCCCAGGGGGTGCGCCGCGGCGACCCCCTGGACCGCTACGCGGAGTTGGACCTCACCGTCCGCGTCGACCGGGCCGGGGTGCGGCTCAGCGACTTCCACACGATCGGCGGCGGCCTACCCAGGGAACGCACCGTGCCCACGGCTGAGGGAAAACGGCGCCCTGAGGGGCAGACGACCATCGTCACCCGCCGCTCCTACCTGGCCGACGCGGTGTTCACCGTCGCCGTCACCGGACCGGGCGCGGACGAGGTCGCCGACGCGCTGGCCGCACCGCACTGGCAGCCCTACCTGGGACGGCGTGCGTTCGTTCCCGACCCGTTGCTGGTGCTGCGCCGCCGCGTCGCCGACCCGGTACGGGAACTGGTACAGGCGGTCCCGCTGCCCCACCGCAGGGTGGAGGAGGGAACGACGACCGTGGTCGTGGACACGATCCACGAACACGGCGAGCACACGAACGCACGCGGTACCGCCGTACTCAGCGACGTCCCGCTCTCGTTCGAGAGCGGGAGCCGCCGCTACGCCCGGCGACAGATCAGCGTGGTCCCCACCGAGGTCCCCTCGGCGCTGGTGGCCGGCCCCGGCAGGGACTACCAGGAAAAACTCTTCGCATACGTCGGACAGTACGCCGGGGAGGCGGCATGA